The genomic interval CTATCTccctaaaaaacaacatttactgtcTGTGAAACTTGACAGTGAAATCCTCATCACTTTTTTGCTCTCCTCTGCAGCATGCGCAGCAGCCCGAGGGAAACATTGAACACTCTGTCATGATTAAAGGTCATCTTGTAGAAGGTGTCCAGAGACAGCCGACCAGTGGGGTCTGCATGCTTCAGAGCGGTCAGGGGCATGTAGAGACGGTTAGTCTGGCGACGCAAAGGAGGCTCCTTGGCCGTTATCACCTTAAGGGTTTGCtgttgaagaaaacaaaaacagttaagGAGAAGCTTCCTTGTATTTCCCCCCGGACAAAAGTTTAACAATTGTAAGATtctgaaatcaaacagaaacataaCTTTCACTACTTGCCTCAGCCACTTCCTCAGGTGTTTGGCCCAGTGAGGCAAAGATCTTTTTAGAGTACGGCAGGTAAACTTCACGGAACATTTTTGCAGTCTCCTCATCTGTGCCTGATAGATCCATCATTTCGGCATCGTCGTACACTTTCCTCTCAAACTCCGTCACCACAGGGCCAGGTTCCACAAGAGTTGTCCTTGTGgcagagaaataataaaaaaaaaatacagagagacagaacacGGCCATTATGGTCAACAAATCTGACCCAGCAACCAGGAATTTAAAGTGTTTGATGTGGGGCGTGGCTGGACTAGTCAcagcaaatgtttttgtcaatgaaTGTAATTACTTGATGTTAAACTTCAGCGCTTGTACTGCCAGACTTTCACAAAATCCTTCCACAGCAAATTTGGAGGCAGAGTAGACGTCATTGAACAGAAGCCCTGTGTGTACAAATAAGGAAAACCTGTTAACAACTGTCTTTCAGTTGCTGCTCTTGTAATGtcactgacacaaacaaacgcACCTTGAATTCCCATAACGCTGCTCATCACCACAATATGGCCGCTCTGCCTGCGCTTCATGTCCGGCAGCAACTCCTTCACCAGCCGTGCCAGGCCAAAGAAGTTTGTGTCGAAGAGATCCTTCATGGCAGAGATACTTTGGCACTCCAGAGGTCCAATCATGCCAACACCAGCATTGTTCACTGTGACGTCAGAGTACCACAGATTATTGTAAGACTGAGATGAGATATGAACATCAATGTTTATGACATGAACGAGAGGAGACAGACCAAGAACATCCACCCGTCTGTCCGGCAGGCTGTCGACACACTCTCTGATGGAGGCTTCACAACAGGCATCTAACTGTTTGATTTCCAGCGTTTTGTTTAGGGAGTCACCTGCCGCTTTTTCCAAGGGTCCCCGCTTACTGAGGTCCCTCATTGTGGCAACCActgtctcagaaaaaaaacaaacaatgaacacaCCACATCTGCCATTAGCTCTGACTTCTATCATCTACTCTGGTTTTGGTTGAGTAGAGTCAATGGCTGACCTTTAAATCGTCTTAGCTCATCCTTGGCCAGCCGTGCAGCTACAGCCAAGCCAATGCCAGAGGAGCAGCCGGTTACTAGCACCCTCCTGGTTCCCATGGtgctttgacctctgaccccaaGACTCAGGGGGACTCTGAGAGATCCGTTAAGATGCTGTTAGCAGGagagtttaaaagaaaatgacaataaatattAGAAAGAGAATAAATGTACAATCAAATCATTGTTTCTTTAAGATTAGTGTTTTAGTGAAGCTATGTTTCTGCAGTGTAACATCAGTTCATGATTGGATTGCACTGGATTATGGTCTAATGACATTGTAGTAATTGGAGAAAATGGGTATTTCTACATTGTTTTTTCAATGATTTGTTGGTGTGATTCCAAAAGTTATGAGTGGATGCTGGGGCATAGCAGCAGGTATTCTCAgtagcttttattttgtctttgttgttttgaaccTGTTGGTGTTGAAGTGGACACGTGTTTCTAACAGGGACACGATTCAATGACTAGTTTTTTACTTGGACAGAGAAATCAAAACTCCACAATCAAGCGACTGACTGAACTGTGTGATCCTCAGCTGAGGCCAGTTCAGGACTTGTTCAAAGATTATTTTGTCTCTAATCTGATTTAAGTATCTTGGAATGTTTAgcggcaacaacaacaagctgaaTGCTTTGTTCAATGGAGGCCCATACTTGAACCTCTACCAGGTATTATTGCAATGACTACTCATACGATTCATATGTTGAggtatttcacattttgtacacGATGCTTATAATAGGTGAGTGATGTAATGTATGTTAATAAAGAGCATGATAGACTTTATTACAGTGTATGGGTGAGCACTATTGACACTAACCCTATTGATGGTAAAAGTAACTTTAATTTGAACCCAAATGACATAAATCAAATCTCTTCCCTTATAAAGTGATAGATTCAATACAAAGAGAATAATATAGTATGTTATTATTTTGACTTTGTGACTTCAGTCCTACTTATTCTCCTCTCAGTAATCGTCATTTCGGAGCTGTTTTTACTTATGGTACGAACTGAAAGTCCAACTTGAGTTAAAGTCTGCATCACTTCCACTGCAGTTTGAATTTAAAGACGAATCTTGACAATTCTGTGAATTCTGCAGCACAAGTGGTAGTAAAGGTTTATAATCTAGATACAAATGAGGGACCAGCATTAAAATATCTGCTCTAATAACACAGATTATTACCAgatcaaatgtattaaatgtacAGAAAGTCCCTTTCATATTATTATCATGTTGTATTGTTATCCTTGATATCGTAGCCCATGCTgataactgttttttatttctaaccTGACTTCTTCAACTTTTGGATCTGAATTCAGCTTTTTGAAGTTGtgaaatttaaataaagattttggAATTTTGGGAGCTTGCATTTATTTTCTATCCCTAAAAATATTTGGGGTAgtgagacctttaaaaaaaacttgatcgTTGTCAATGAAGCTCATACACACTGCAACATGTCTTATcgtagaaatgaatgaatggagtggaggggagagaggagggggctgctttaagtcaaatatttcagagCAGTCAGTTGGTTAAGTCTTTATGCCATCATTTGATTCCACAGAAGCTAAAAACCTGTTGAACACTAGACAATATAGTGTGTATGCATCAGATGTAAATAcattatttcaatatttatatCTATAAAAGCCTTCAGTCAAGAGCAGGACCAAATTgaacacagacagcagagacaACCCTGATGATGGAATGGTCACTATGAGTATTGCAGACACTCAGTCCCTGCAGTTCACAACATCAAAGTGAAGACTTAGAGGCCTGTAAGTCTACTTCAAACTAAATCCACCAACCTGTAGAGCGAGCTGTGCGTCCTCCCTCACAGAGATATGGAAAAGCGCAGCACTAAAGCCGTTCGATTAACTTCAGCTCAATGCTCAGAGAGGAGGGACGCATCGGGACACATcgacacacacaggctgctaCATAAGCCCAACGATTACCTAAATAGGACACTGGGCAGATTTAGTATGGGAGTTGTAGTTCTTTAAGCGACTCAGTTTAAAGCATATAAAATCCTGCTATGGGCTGCACTCCATTACAACAAGTGCTCCTACGTGCCTGTGTCCGCcactaaaagagattttaaaacGTGTAGCATTTACAAACatcaataattaaaataagTGTATGTTTTTCTCAAACTAAAGAACAAGTTATAATGGGCTTTTATTGTGACCCCGCGGGAAGAACAAATTCTTACATTCTTACAATATCTTGATtgtgtataaaatgttttaataagttTCTCTAAGCATTGCCGGAGGTTTAGTACTGTTAACGTCTGTTTTGATCAGTTTTTAACTCATTAAACATTTTGCGCAATAAACTATTCATAAGTTAGGCCTATTCATTTAGTAGGCTATATTTCGTGTATGTTAATAGCGTATTGTCCTATAACTTTATAAAGTGTTGCACTTTCTCAATGTGACACCTTGAGTGCTTTTTATCGTTTGTACAGAAGATATTCAAAAAGTACAACCTTTAGCAATTATATGATAAAATCAAATTTTGATAGTCATTAATAATTACTATTATCAGTTCTAAGACCGTCATCTGGCTCACAAAcagattatttgttttataaagttgTTTTATCTTGAAAGTATGAACCGGAACTGAATGGGACACATTCGTCACACATTTGAGTTATAGCTGTACATCTGGCTTGAGTATATTTCACACGTAAGATGTGATATGATATggtattatattatattatattatattatattatgttatgttatgtgatgtgatgttatgttatgtgatgttatgttatattatatcatatcatgttatgttatgttatgttatgttatattacattacattatatcatatcatattcaCTTGGACAAAGTTCTTAGTTTAGTCTGTCAATGAAATGatgtgaaattattattattttatgtttttgacaATTCCCTTTGTACTTATGACATTTTGTTAACTGGCATTTCtgactgtttttacattttaatatttcaataaagtttcttaacagaagaaacaaaactaaaaacatctGACTTGACTTACGTGTTTTTATGCTATGGTTGTAAGGTATTTAGTGTCCAGGGCAGCAAAAAACTTCAACTCTTCCTGGCATCAAGGCAAAGACAAATCCATAATACAACTCAGAATACAATTCACATTCATAGTACATTTTTgttcgaccaatcagaggaggtTTTGGCTAACTTGATATAAAGCGATTTCATTTTCAGTGTAATGTAGTGGCAGTTCTGAATTGTTAATAATAAAGTAGGGAGGTAGATGTTAATAGTATTTCTGTTCTGTAGGAAATAATATTTACATTGTTGTTCAGTTGTTTATTGATATGCACTTCAACAATGGTGccaaaatatattattaatacagatgcattcaaattaaattatgaTGTGTAGCCAAGATGGTAGTATGAATTTGACACACAGTGTTAAATTAGACAGCCTAatagcttttaaaatgtgtaaaataaaaaggatggTAAGATTGGGCCGACCTGACGACAATTTTGTATCTTGTATTGCAGTTCCATACTTTCACCACTGGAGGGCAGTGAAAACCCATCATtctaaatacaaaaaacattagTGAAAAAGATCATGCAAACCAGATAACGTTTTTTTATGACTCGTGTTGCATCTCCCCTCAACTACCACTGGAGGGCAGTAAAAACACATAATTATAAGTGCAATGCTGATCAGTGTCCTGTAAAGAATAAAACCAATGAGGTTgcaatcaaaaaataaataaacagaaggGTAACTTTGGCATGCTCAACGAGCAAATATATAATTTCTAGAAGGAGCAAAAGTTCCTATGACATCTAAATGAATATTTGAGTCTTTTGTTTCACCTCATAGTCTGGATACTGGCATAAATACTAAGAGTGGCACACATGGCAGACTGTTATCGTGTTGCAGCGTATCTGAAATGCTAATGGCGTAAACTACCAAAGTGCCCACAGAAGTAACGTgctacttgtttttgtttttttttacttgtgtttatttgcgTTTCCCTTCCAATCAGACTTGAATTTAAGATCGGTAGGCCCTACCTATGGGTTATGCACAGTGGTTACTCTAAACGTTAGAGTAACCACTGTGCATAacccatagactgtgaatattaaggCATAACAGGTTTGTTGCATTTTTCCACCTA from Labrus mixtus chromosome 20, fLabMix1.1, whole genome shotgun sequence carries:
- the zmp:0000001048 gene encoding retinol dehydrogenase 8, which codes for MGTRRVLVTGCSSGIGLAVAARLAKDELRRFKVVATMRDLSKRGPLEKAAGDSLNKTLEIKQLDACCEASIRECVDSLPDRRVDVLVNNAGVGMIGPLECQSISAMKDLFDTNFFGLARLVKELLPDMKRRQSGHIVVMSSVMGIQGLLFNDVYSASKFAVEGFCESLAVQALKFNIKTTLVEPGPVVTEFERKVYDDAEMMDLSGTDEETAKMFREVYLPYSKKIFASLGQTPEEVAEQTLKVITAKEPPLRRQTNRLYMPLTALKHADPTGRLSLDTFYKMTFNHDRVFNVSLGLLRMLQRRAKK